A genomic region of Pontibaca methylaminivorans contains the following coding sequences:
- a CDS encoding class I SAM-dependent methyltransferase, producing the protein MTTTTALTDLLTARIRAEGPITIADYMADCLLHPGHGYYATRDPFGAKGDFITAPEISQMFGELIGLALAQAWIAQGRPRPFTLAEPGPGRGTLMADLLRATRGVAGFHDAAQVTLIEASPVLRKAQRARLADHAPRWIESAAQLPEAPLFLIANEFFDALPLRQFQRETTGWAERRVALEHDRLALALSAPAEVPALAHRLADTRPGDVVELCPAAVPIMAEIAGRIAKHGGAALIVDYGDWRSLGDTLQALRAHQPVGILDCPGDADLTAHVDFEPLAQTARRAGAHTAPLVGQGLFLERLGITARAQALARNLSGGALDELVAAHRRLTHPEEMGTLFKVLGLFPGSASPPPGLEQ; encoded by the coding sequence CTGCACCCCGGGCACGGCTATTACGCGACCCGCGACCCCTTTGGCGCCAAAGGGGATTTCATCACCGCCCCGGAGATCAGCCAGATGTTCGGCGAACTGATCGGCCTTGCGCTGGCGCAGGCCTGGATCGCACAGGGACGGCCAAGACCCTTTACCCTGGCCGAGCCCGGCCCCGGACGCGGCACGCTGATGGCCGATCTGCTGCGCGCAACCCGTGGTGTGGCCGGGTTTCATGATGCCGCGCAGGTCACGCTGATCGAAGCCTCGCCGGTGCTGCGCAAGGCGCAGCGGGCGCGCCTTGCCGACCACGCGCCCCGCTGGATCGAATCCGCCGCGCAGCTTCCCGAGGCGCCGCTTTTCCTGATCGCGAACGAATTTTTCGATGCCCTGCCCCTGCGCCAGTTCCAGCGCGAGACCACGGGCTGGGCCGAACGCCGTGTCGCGCTTGAACACGACCGCCTTGCGCTCGCCCTGTCCGCCCCGGCCGAGGTGCCCGCGCTTGCGCATCGGCTTGCGGATACGCGGCCGGGCGACGTGGTCGAGCTTTGCCCTGCGGCCGTGCCGATTATGGCCGAGATCGCCGGCCGCATCGCGAAGCACGGCGGCGCGGCGCTGATCGTCGATTATGGCGACTGGCGCTCGCTCGGGGATACGTTGCAGGCGCTGCGCGCGCATCAGCCGGTCGGGATCCTCGACTGCCCGGGCGACGCCGACCTGACCGCTCATGTCGATTTCGAACCGCTCGCGCAGACCGCCCGCCGTGCCGGCGCCCATACGGCGCCGCTTGTCGGTCAGGGCCTGTTTCTCGAACGTCTCGGCATCACCGCCCGGGCGCAGGCACTGGCCCGCAACCTGAGCGGCGGGGCACTGGACGAACTCGTCGCCGCACATCGGCGGTTGACGCACCCCGAGGAAATGGGAACCCTGTTCAAGGTGCTCGGGCTGTTCCCGGGTTCCGCATCTCCGCCACCGGGGTTGGAGCAATGA
- the pgeF gene encoding peptidoglycan editing factor PgeF, translating into MTLEILVSEHLSGLRHGFFTRRGGASSGVFAGLNCGSGSSDQRDSVQINRARVAAAMEVSPDALVSVHQVHSADVVSIDSPLVERPRADAMVTNTPGLALSVLTADCQPVLFADTGAGVIGAAHAGWRGTLEGVLEATLDAMEALGARRADTVAIIGPAISQRAYEVGPEFFDDFMVEDPANVRFFANGEGDRLMFDLPGYGLHRLREAGVGLADWTRHCTHSDPDRFFSHRRATRANEADYGRLISAIRL; encoded by the coding sequence ATGACCCTCGAAATCCTCGTCTCCGAACATCTGTCCGGGCTGCGCCACGGGTTCTTCACGCGCCGCGGCGGCGCCTCGTCGGGCGTGTTCGCCGGGCTGAACTGCGGCAGCGGCTCGTCCGATCAGCGCGACAGCGTGCAGATCAACCGCGCCCGGGTCGCCGCGGCGATGGAGGTGTCCCCCGACGCGCTCGTAAGCGTGCACCAGGTCCATTCGGCCGATGTGGTGAGCATCGATTCGCCCCTGGTCGAGCGCCCCCGCGCCGATGCCATGGTGACGAACACGCCCGGACTCGCGCTTTCGGTGCTCACCGCCGACTGCCAGCCGGTGCTGTTCGCCGATACCGGCGCCGGGGTGATCGGCGCGGCCCATGCCGGCTGGCGCGGCACGCTCGAAGGGGTGCTTGAAGCGACGCTCGACGCGATGGAGGCGCTCGGCGCCCGGCGCGCCGATACGGTCGCGATCATCGGCCCGGCAATCAGCCAGCGCGCCTATGAGGTCGGGCCCGAGTTCTTCGATGATTTCATGGTCGAGGATCCGGCGAACGTGCGCTTCTTCGCCAATGGCGAAGGCGACCGGCTGATGTTCGACCTGCCGGGATACGGGCTGCACCGGCTGCGCGAAGCCGGCGTCGGGCTGGCGGACTGGACCCGCCACTGCACCCACAGCGACCCCGACCGCTTCTTTTCCCATCGCCGCGCCACCCGCGCGAACGAGGCCGATTACGGGCGGCTGATCTCGGCGATCCGGCTCTGA
- the trxB gene encoding thioredoxin-disulfide reductase, whose product MAKTHHTRVLIIGSGPAGYTAAVYASRAMLKPVLVQGLEPGGQLTITTEVENWPGDTEVQGPDLMTRMEAHARAVGTEVIGDVITALDLSKRPFTARGDSGDTYTADAVILATGARAKWLGLASEEKFKGFGVSACATCDGFFYRGQEVVVVGGGNTAVEEALFLTNFASRVTLVHRRDRLRAEQILIERLKKNPKVEIIWDHVLDDITGTENPLGVEGVRLRHVETGAISERPAKGVFIAIGHAPASELVRDQLDTHAGGYVKVEAGSTRTSIPGVFAAGDLTDHIYRQAVTSAGMGCMAALDAERFLAEQDALGTGADTDTVAQDVGATTA is encoded by the coding sequence ATGGCCAAGACGCACCACACCAGAGTTCTGATCATCGGGTCGGGCCCCGCGGGCTATACGGCGGCGGTCTATGCAAGCCGGGCGATGCTCAAACCCGTTCTGGTGCAGGGGCTGGAGCCCGGCGGCCAGCTGACCATCACCACCGAGGTCGAGAACTGGCCCGGCGATACCGAGGTGCAGGGCCCCGATCTCATGACCCGGATGGAGGCCCATGCCCGCGCCGTCGGCACCGAGGTGATCGGCGACGTGATCACCGCGCTCGACCTTTCGAAGCGCCCCTTCACCGCACGCGGCGACAGCGGGGACACCTATACAGCCGATGCGGTGATCCTCGCGACCGGGGCGCGGGCGAAATGGCTCGGCCTGGCATCCGAGGAAAAGTTCAAGGGCTTCGGCGTCTCGGCCTGCGCCACCTGCGACGGGTTCTTCTATCGCGGGCAGGAGGTCGTGGTCGTCGGTGGCGGCAACACCGCGGTCGAAGAGGCACTGTTCCTGACGAATTTCGCCTCCCGGGTCACGCTGGTGCACCGTCGCGACCGGCTGCGCGCCGAACAGATCCTGATCGAACGGCTGAAAAAGAACCCGAAGGTGGAAATCATCTGGGACCACGTGCTCGACGACATCACCGGCACCGAAAATCCGCTCGGGGTCGAGGGCGTTCGCCTGCGGCACGTCGAAACCGGCGCGATCTCCGAGCGCCCGGCCAAAGGCGTCTTCATCGCCATCGGCCACGCCCCGGCGAGCGAACTGGTAAGGGACCAGCTCGACACCCATGCCGGCGGCTATGTGAAGGTCGAAGCGGGCAGCACCCGCACCAGCATCCCCGGCGTCTTCGCCGCCGGCGACCTGACCGACCACATTTACCGGCAGGCCGTGACCAGCGCCGGGATGGGCTGCATGGCGGCGCTCGACGCGGAGCGGTTCCTCGCCGAACAGGATGCGCTTGGCACGGGTGCGGATACGGATACGGTGGCGCAGGACGTGGGTGCAACCACGGCCTGA
- a CDS encoding Hsp20 family protein: protein MSKLTLASYPHMLGFEQLERLLERSAKAGSDGYPPYNIEQTSENSYRITLAVAGFSRDDLSITIEDRQLVIRGRQEDDSEGRVFLHRGIASRQFQRMFVLADGVDVGEAVMENGLLHVDLSRAAPEPVVQTISIRKG, encoded by the coding sequence GTGTCGAAACTTACTCTTGCCTCCTACCCCCATATGCTGGGGTTCGAGCAACTGGAACGCCTGCTCGAGCGGTCGGCCAAGGCCGGATCCGATGGCTATCCGCCCTATAACATCGAGCAGACCTCGGAGAATTCCTATCGGATCACCCTGGCGGTGGCCGGATTCTCGCGCGACGATCTCTCGATCACCATCGAGGACCGTCAGCTCGTGATCCGCGGCCGGCAGGAAGACGACAGCGAAGGGCGTGTGTTCCTGCACCGCGGCATCGCTTCGCGCCAGTTCCAGCGCATGTTCGTGCTGGCCGATGGCGTCGATGTCGGCGAGGCGGTGATGGAAAACGGGCTGCTGCATGTGGATCTCAGCCGCGCAGCGCCCGAGCCGGTGGTTCAGACGATCAGCATAAGGAAGGGGTAA
- a CDS encoding DUF1150 family protein encodes MNTPQKFENDENRIVYVKTVNVADLPQEVQAEAGDLNRLYALHDAQGQQLALVADRRLAFVLARQHDMSPVAVH; translated from the coding sequence ATGAATACGCCGCAGAAATTCGAAAATGACGAAAACCGCATCGTCTATGTGAAGACGGTGAATGTCGCCGACCTGCCGCAGGAGGTTCAGGCCGAGGCGGGAGATCTGAACCGGCTCTATGCGCTGCATGACGCGCAGGGGCAGCAGCTTGCGCTGGTCGCGGACCGCCGTCTGGCCTTCGTGCTGGCGCGTCAGCATGACATGTCGCCGGTCGCGGTGCACTGA
- a CDS encoding bifunctional sulfate adenylyltransferase/adenylylsulfate kinase, giving the protein MSMLSNLAPIPELFVSYDSAQKLKLEAGTLKSHDLTRRQICDLELLMNGGFNPLKGFLGQADYEGVVENMRLADGTLWPMPITLDVSETFAERIEIGEDIALRDEEGVILATMTVTDKWVPDKSNEAAKVFGADDLAHPSVNYLHHTAGKVYLGGPVTGIQQPTHYDFRARRNTPNELRAMFRKLGWRRIVAFQTRNPLHRAHQELTFRAAREAQANLMIHPVVGMTKPGDVDHFTRVRCYEAVLDKYPAATTALSLLNLAMRMGGPREAIWHGLIRKNHGCTHFIVGRDHAGPGKNSQGENFYGPYDAQELFRKHEAEIGVELVPFKHMVYVQERAQYEPADEIEDGATVLNISGTELRRRLAEGLEIPEWFSFPEVVRELRRTRPARSKQGFTVFFTGLSGSGKSTIANALMIKLMEMGGRPVTLLDGDIVRKHLSSELGFSKEHRDINIKRIGYVASEITKNGGIALCAPIAPYTATRRAVREMIEDYGAFIEIHVATSLEECERRDRKGLYKLAREGKIEEFTGISDPYETPESPELRVDTETNDVDTCAHQILLKLESTGLLTA; this is encoded by the coding sequence ATGTCCATGCTCAGCAATCTGGCTCCGATTCCGGAGCTCTTCGTCTCCTACGACTCGGCGCAGAAACTCAAGCTCGAAGCCGGCACCCTGAAGAGCCACGACCTCACCCGGCGTCAGATCTGCGATCTTGAACTGCTGATGAACGGCGGCTTCAACCCGCTCAAGGGCTTCCTCGGCCAGGCGGATTACGAGGGCGTGGTCGAAAACATGCGCCTTGCCGACGGAACGCTCTGGCCGATGCCGATCACGCTCGACGTGTCCGAAACCTTCGCGGAGCGCATCGAGATCGGCGAGGACATCGCCCTGCGCGACGAAGAGGGCGTGATCCTCGCCACCATGACCGTCACCGACAAATGGGTGCCTGACAAAAGCAACGAGGCCGCCAAGGTATTCGGCGCCGACGACCTTGCCCACCCGAGCGTGAACTACCTGCACCATACCGCGGGCAAGGTCTATCTCGGCGGGCCGGTGACCGGCATCCAGCAGCCGACGCATTACGATTTCCGCGCCCGGCGCAACACGCCGAACGAATTGCGGGCCATGTTCCGCAAGCTCGGCTGGCGGCGCATCGTCGCCTTCCAGACCCGCAACCCGCTGCACCGCGCGCATCAGGAGCTGACCTTCCGCGCCGCCCGCGAGGCGCAGGCCAACCTGATGATCCACCCGGTTGTCGGGATGACCAAACCGGGCGATGTCGACCACTTCACCCGGGTGCGCTGCTACGAGGCGGTGCTCGACAAATATCCGGCCGCCACCACGGCGCTGTCGCTGCTGAACCTCGCGATGCGCATGGGCGGCCCGCGCGAGGCGATCTGGCACGGGCTGATCCGCAAGAACCACGGCTGCACCCATTTCATCGTCGGCCGCGACCATGCCGGCCCCGGAAAGAACAGCCAGGGCGAAAACTTCTACGGCCCCTATGACGCGCAGGAACTGTTCCGCAAGCACGAGGCCGAAATCGGCGTCGAACTGGTCCCGTTCAAGCACATGGTCTACGTGCAGGAACGCGCCCAGTACGAACCCGCCGACGAGATCGAGGACGGCGCGACCGTGCTCAACATCTCGGGCACCGAACTGCGCCGGCGCCTCGCCGAAGGGCTGGAAATCCCGGAATGGTTCTCTTTTCCCGAAGTGGTCAGGGAACTGCGCCGCACCCGCCCGGCCCGCTCGAAACAGGGTTTCACCGTGTTCTTCACCGGGCTCTCGGGCTCGGGAAAATCGACCATCGCCAATGCGCTGATGATCAAGCTGATGGAGATGGGCGGCCGCCCGGTCACCCTTCTCGACGGCGACATCGTGCGCAAGCATCTCTCGAGCGAACTCGGCTTCTCGAAGGAACATCGCGACATCAACATCAAGCGCATCGGCTACGTCGCCTCGGAAATCACCAAGAACGGCGGCATCGCCCTCTGCGCTCCGATCGCGCCCTATACGGCAACCCGCCGCGCGGTCCGCGAGATGATCGAGGATTACGGCGCCTTCATCGAAATCCATGTGGCCACCAGCCTCGAGGAATGCGAACGCCGCGACCGCAAGGGGCTCTACAAACTCGCCCGCGAAGGCAAGATCGAGGAATTCACCGGCATCTCAGACCCCTACGAGACGCCCGAATCGCCCGAGCTGCGCGTCGATACAGAAACCAACGACGTGGACACCTGCGCCCATCAGATCCTGCTGAAGCTGGAAAGCACGGGCCTGCTCACCGCCTGA
- a CDS encoding Lrp/AsnC family transcriptional regulator, whose amino-acid sequence MISARLDPIDRHILAELQADGRMTNVELAKRVGISAPPCLRRVRALEEAGLIRGYHARLDARELGFEVQVFALVGLESQAESELSAFEARCREWPLVRECHLLNGEVDFILKCIAPDLSTFQSFLTGELLTFPNVGSVKTSLVIRQAKGEPGVPFDVLEERLQRKP is encoded by the coding sequence ATGATCTCAGCACGACTGGACCCGATTGATCGCCATATCCTTGCCGAATTGCAGGCGGATGGGCGGATGACCAATGTGGAGCTTGCCAAGCGGGTCGGAATTTCGGCGCCACCCTGTCTGCGACGGGTGCGCGCTCTTGAAGAGGCCGGGCTGATCCGGGGCTATCATGCGCGGCTCGACGCGCGGGAGCTGGGCTTCGAGGTTCAGGTCTTCGCGCTGGTGGGGCTGGAAAGCCAGGCCGAATCCGAACTCAGCGCCTTCGAGGCCCGCTGCCGCGAATGGCCGCTGGTGCGCGAATGCCACCTGCTGAACGGAGAGGTGGATTTCATCCTGAAATGCATCGCGCCCGATCTCAGCACCTTTCAAAGCTTCCTGACCGGCGAGCTTCTGACATTCCCCAACGTGGGCAGCGTCAAGACGTCGCTGGTGATTCGCCAGGCCAAGGGCGAGCCCGGAGTGCCGTTCGACGTGCTGGAAGAGCGGTTGCAGCGCAAGCCGTAA